A section of the Anabaena cylindrica PCC 7122 genome encodes:
- a CDS encoding dihydrolipoamide acetyltransferase family protein encodes MSIHEVFMPALSSTMTEGKIVSWEKSPGDKVEKGETVVVVESDKADMDVESFYEGFLAHIIVPAGETAPVGAAIAYVAETEAEIETAKAMGGGGAVAETSAPEPELVAVSASLTTPATVSQNGSNHREGRLVVSPRARKLAKELRVDLNNLTGSGPYGRIVAEDVEAAVGKAPQPTTPAITPTQPTPPVTPTVAPAKPTPAPAPVVSNAVPGQTVPLTTLQNAVARNMLPSLSVPTFHVGYTITTDGLDKLYKQIKSKGVTMTALLAKAVAVTLQKHPLLNASYSDQGIVYHPHINVAVAVAMDDGGLITPVLQKADQVDIYSLSRNWKSLVEKARAKQLQPEEYNSGTFTLSNLGMFGVDTFDAILPPGQGSILAIAASRPQVVATADGLFGVRSQMTVNITCDHRIIYGAHAAAFLKDLAKLIETEPQSLAL; translated from the coding sequence ATGAGCATTCATGAAGTATTTATGCCGGCGCTGAGTTCCACCATGACCGAAGGCAAAATTGTCTCTTGGGAGAAATCACCAGGGGATAAAGTGGAAAAAGGCGAAACAGTGGTGGTTGTCGAGTCGGATAAGGCCGATATGGATGTGGAATCCTTTTATGAGGGATTTCTCGCCCATATTATAGTTCCCGCTGGTGAAACCGCACCTGTCGGCGCAGCGATCGCTTACGTAGCCGAAACAGAAGCAGAAATCGAAACCGCCAAGGCTATGGGTGGTGGTGGTGCTGTGGCTGAAACATCCGCACCCGAACCCGAACTAGTTGCCGTATCTGCCTCATTGACAACACCCGCTACAGTTTCTCAAAATGGTTCCAACCATCGGGAAGGACGGTTAGTAGTTTCACCCCGCGCTCGCAAGTTAGCCAAAGAACTCCGGGTTGATTTAAATAATCTCACAGGTAGTGGCCCCTATGGTCGCATCGTCGCCGAAGATGTAGAAGCTGCCGTGGGTAAAGCGCCACAACCTACTACCCCTGCTATTACTCCAACTCAACCGACACCACCTGTTACCCCTACAGTAGCACCTGCAAAACCAACACCTGCACCGGCTCCAGTGGTCAGCAATGCCGTTCCTGGTCAAACAGTACCATTAACGACTTTGCAAAATGCCGTAGCACGGAATATGCTACCCAGTCTATCTGTACCCACATTCCATGTTGGTTACACAATTACCACCGATGGACTAGATAAGCTTTACAAGCAAATCAAATCTAAAGGTGTGACAATGACGGCGCTATTAGCAAAAGCTGTAGCAGTGACATTGCAAAAACACCCTTTATTAAATGCCAGCTATTCTGATCAAGGAATTGTGTATCATCCTCATATCAACGTTGCTGTTGCAGTAGCAATGGATGATGGTGGATTAATTACACCAGTCTTGCAAAAAGCAGATCAGGTAGATATCTATTCTTTATCTCGCAATTGGAAATCTTTGGTAGAAAAAGCTAGAGCTAAACAACTACAACCAGAGGAATACAACAGTGGGACATTTACCCTCTCTAACCTGGGAATGTTTGGTGTAGATACATTTGATGCAATTTTGCCACCTGGACAAGGTTCAATTTTAGCGATCGCTGCATCCCGTCCGCAAGTAGTAGCCACAGCAGATGGTTTATTTGGTGTGCGTTCACAAATGACAGTTAATATCACCTGTGACCACCGCATTATTTACGGCGCTCATGCAGCAGCATTCTTGAAAGATTTGGCGAAATTGATTGAAACTGAACCTCAATCTTTGGCACTTTAA
- a CDS encoding cation:proton antiporter, giving the protein MINEHSLILDLTIVLVGTALGGFLAHRLHQPVILGYLVSGFAIGPFGFKLLANVTDIKSLAEIGVAFLLFALGVEFSLAELKRVKEIAIKGSLLQLGLTIALVTIVTSITGWAAGITQGIFLGAVLSLSSTAIVLKTLTERGEINTVHGQIMLAILITQDLALGVMLAILPALQQPENIAVALGFALIKIVLFVIVAIIFSCWIVPYILSNIAATESNELFLLVVIALCLGVALTTAYLGLSIAMGAFVAGLMISEIDYADQALAKILPLRDTFASLFFSSIGMLIDPAILINNFGLILGLVALVMLGKAAIILGIVLKFGYSLKNAIIVSFGINQIGEFSFVLALVGLKLELISQQTYSLLLGTTAITLLLTPLSLQVAPLIADNLHRNPLLAKLLQRFSAPKTISMPEIMTGHVVVAGYGRVGQVIVKILQTEGYPVLVIENSEASVQRLRMHQIPYIFGDADSELVLEKAHLATAKALAIALPDPASTRLLLKNALAIAPNLDVIARSHSNKEIDLLTQMGAKEVVQPEFEAALELGNHLLKTLGAAESYIQTVIKTIRKDRYLSVRPEQE; this is encoded by the coding sequence ATGATAAATGAACATAGTTTAATCCTTGATTTGACAATCGTTTTAGTAGGTACAGCACTAGGCGGATTTTTAGCACATCGGCTGCATCAACCTGTCATACTTGGTTATTTAGTGAGTGGATTTGCAATTGGCCCTTTTGGTTTCAAATTATTAGCCAATGTTACTGACATTAAATCTTTAGCCGAAATTGGTGTCGCTTTCCTGCTATTTGCACTAGGTGTAGAATTCTCCTTAGCAGAATTAAAACGAGTTAAAGAAATTGCCATCAAAGGTAGTTTATTACAACTTGGCTTGACAATCGCTTTAGTAACCATAGTAACGTCAATTACAGGTTGGGCTGCGGGAATCACCCAAGGAATCTTCTTAGGAGCAGTTTTATCTCTTTCGTCCACAGCAATTGTGTTAAAAACCCTCACAGAAAGGGGTGAAATTAATACAGTACATGGGCAAATTATGCTGGCAATTTTAATTACCCAAGATTTAGCCTTGGGAGTGATGTTAGCAATACTACCAGCTTTACAACAACCAGAAAATATTGCTGTAGCACTGGGCTTTGCTCTCATCAAAATTGTACTATTTGTAATAGTAGCAATTATATTCAGTTGCTGGATAGTTCCCTATATTTTAAGTAATATCGCCGCTACGGAAAGTAATGAATTATTTTTATTAGTTGTAATTGCTCTATGTTTAGGAGTTGCCTTAACAACTGCATACTTAGGTCTTTCTATTGCAATGGGGGCATTTGTTGCTGGTTTAATGATTTCTGAAATTGATTATGCCGACCAGGCATTAGCAAAAATTTTACCTTTACGAGATACATTTGCAAGTCTGTTTTTTTCATCAATTGGAATGCTGATTGATCCTGCCATTCTCATCAACAATTTTGGACTAATCTTAGGACTTGTAGCTTTAGTAATGCTAGGTAAAGCAGCAATTATCTTAGGTATTGTTTTAAAGTTTGGCTACTCTCTAAAAAACGCTATTATAGTCAGTTTTGGTATCAACCAAATTGGAGAATTTTCTTTTGTATTAGCCTTGGTAGGATTAAAATTAGAGTTGATATCTCAACAAACCTATTCTCTATTATTAGGGACAACAGCAATTACTCTCCTACTCACTCCTTTATCCCTCCAAGTCGCACCTTTAATTGCCGATAATTTGCATCGAAACCCCTTACTGGCAAAGTTATTACAACGCTTTTCTGCACCCAAAACAATATCCATGCCAGAAATAATGACTGGTCATGTAGTAGTAGCAGGTTACGGCAGAGTTGGTCAAGTAATAGTCAAAATATTACAAACCGAAGGATATCCCGTTTTAGTAATTGAAAATAGTGAAGCATCTGTACAAAGACTGCGAATGCACCAAATACCTTATATTTTCGGAGATGCAGATTCTGAATTAGTTTTAGAAAAAGCACATTTAGCAACTGCTAAAGCTTTAGCAATTGCCCTTCCAGACCCTGCCAGCACTCGCTTACTTCTAAAAAATGCTCTGGCTATTGCACCTAATTTAGATGTAATTGCTCGTTCACACAGTAACAAAGAAATTGATCTTTTAACCCAAATGGGTGCTAAAGAAGTGGTACAACCTGAATTTGAGGCAGCATTAGAGTTAGGAAATCATTTACTAAAAACATTAGGTGCAGCAGAAAGTTACATCCAAACTGTTATCAAAACTATTCGCAAAGATAGATATTTAAGTGTTAGACCTGAGCAAGAATAG
- the psaK gene encoding photosystem I reaction center subunit PsaK, with protein MLTSLLAVVPAPLEWSPTVGIIMIIANIIAIAFGKFTIQYPSAEPAAPAPNFFGGFGLPAILATTAFGHILGAGIILGLHNIGRI; from the coding sequence GTGTTGACATCTTTACTCGCTGTTGTACCCGCACCCCTAGAATGGAGTCCTACTGTTGGCATCATCATGATTATTGCCAATATTATTGCGATCGCTTTCGGCAAATTTACAATCCAATATCCTAGCGCAGAACCAGCCGCTCCAGCCCCCAATTTCTTTGGCGGTTTTGGCTTACCTGCCATACTAGCAACTACCGCTTTTGGTCATATCTTAGGAGCAGGTATCATTTTAGGACTACACAACATTGGACGCATCTAG
- a CDS encoding SufE family protein produces MSSSLDSLPPALSKIVQRFQRAAEPKRRYEQLIWYAQKLPEFPEADKIPENKVPGCVSQVYVTASLNDGKVFFQGDSDSQLTKGLVALLIEGLKELSPTEIVQLTPDFIQATGLNVSLTPSRANGFYNIFKTMQKKALECKLDT; encoded by the coding sequence ATGTCCTCAAGTCTTGATTCTTTACCACCAGCACTATCTAAAATCGTTCAACGCTTCCAACGCGCTGCTGAACCAAAGCGACGTTATGAGCAATTGATTTGGTATGCTCAAAAATTACCAGAATTTCCCGAAGCTGACAAAATACCTGAAAACAAAGTACCAGGCTGCGTCTCACAGGTATACGTGACAGCATCACTGAATGATGGAAAGGTGTTTTTTCAGGGAGATTCTGATTCTCAGCTAACTAAAGGCTTAGTGGCGCTGTTGATAGAAGGATTGAAAGAACTATCACCTACAGAAATTGTACAACTGACTCCAGATTTCATTCAAGCCACAGGTTTAAACGTTAGTCTCACACCCTCCCGCGCTAATGGTTTTTACAATATTTTCAAAACCATGCAGAAAAAAGCTTTGGAATGCAAGTTAGATACATAG
- a CDS encoding alpha/beta fold hydrolase has translation MSTNLLTKPVTTAFGGEVKEFLWNWENQQLRVIYETIGQGSPLLLLPAFSSVSTRGEVGELAQLLASHFKVTAIDWPGFGESDRLNLDYNPAIYQQFLANFVKYVFAQGISVVAAGHSAGYVLQLAVTQPDTFTRIVLVAPTWRGPLPTMGANANIAAMVRGLVRSPIIGQALYKLNTTPSFLSWMYSRHVFTDTAKLTPDFITEKWQSTQQPNARFASAAFVTGNIDTIYSQTEFLSLVQSLSAPLMAVIGESSPPKSRQEMDALAALPGVSSIVIPGSLGLHEEYPAAVFEAILPFLLTGLPGDSK, from the coding sequence ATGTCTACTAATTTATTAACAAAACCTGTTACTACTGCATTTGGTGGTGAAGTTAAAGAATTTCTCTGGAATTGGGAAAACCAGCAATTGCGGGTAATTTATGAAACTATAGGACAAGGTTCACCGCTTTTATTGCTTCCTGCTTTTAGTAGTGTTTCCACACGAGGGGAAGTGGGAGAACTTGCTCAATTACTTGCTTCCCATTTTAAAGTTACCGCTATCGACTGGCCAGGTTTTGGAGAATCTGACCGACTGAATTTAGATTACAACCCAGCAATATATCAGCAATTTTTGGCAAATTTTGTTAAATATGTTTTCGCTCAAGGAATTAGTGTAGTTGCAGCCGGTCATAGTGCTGGTTATGTCCTACAACTAGCCGTAACACAGCCAGATACTTTTACGCGGATTGTGTTGGTAGCACCAACTTGGCGAGGGCCTCTGCCAACAATGGGAGCAAATGCAAATATAGCTGCTATGGTTAGGGGGTTAGTGCGATCGCCCATTATCGGTCAAGCGCTTTATAAACTCAACACCACCCCATCTTTTTTAAGTTGGATGTACAGCCGTCACGTTTTCACTGATACAGCAAAACTTACACCCGACTTCATCACCGAAAAGTGGCAAAGTACCCAACAACCAAACGCCAGATTTGCTTCTGCAGCCTTTGTAACTGGAAATATTGATACGATTTATAGTCAAACAGAGTTTTTGTCCCTAGTACAGTCCTTATCTGCGCCACTAATGGCTGTAATTGGCGAATCTAGCCCTCCCAAATCACGCCAAGAAATGGACGCATTAGCGGCTTTACCAGGAGTTAGCAGCATTGTTATTCCCGGTTCTTTGGGACTGCATGAAGAATACCCCGCAGCCGTTTTTGAAGCGATATTACCATTCCTACTTACAGGACTTCCAGGCGATTCTAAATAA
- a CDS encoding type II toxin-antitoxin system RelE/ParE family toxin, with amino-acid sequence MNRLKKVVTVQLANTFDTCIFYLQRDESIEIVRLIHSAQDISQILAEEE; translated from the coding sequence ATGAACAGGTTGAAAAAGGTGGTTACAGTACAATTAGCGAATACATTCGATACTTGTATTTTTTATTTGCAAAGGGATGAGTCTATTGAAATTGTCCGGTTAATTCATTCTGCACAGGATATTTCACAGATATTAGCAGAAGAAGAATAG
- a CDS encoding type II toxin-antitoxin system VapC family toxin — protein sequence MKYVLDTHALIWFLEGNLKLGANAKAILCDPDSELVIPATTLAEAVWIVERGRTSIPAPKDVILAVEADPRVVIYPLDQDVIEMTMSLSTINEMHDRQIAATALVLASKAPPHPQTRFLRSACAIAFPTLPNSELTSQRLRYRTLHIPKSDSYGALALSYITKLQTAISQVIIQSLFLVLVKDLIQ from the coding sequence ATGAAATATGTCCTAGATACTCATGCTTTAATTTGGTTTCTGGAAGGTAATTTAAAGTTAGGTGCAAATGCTAAAGCTATCCTTTGTGATCCTGATTCAGAGTTAGTTATTCCTGCAACTACTTTAGCTGAGGCAGTTTGGATTGTAGAAAGAGGTAGAACATCTATTCCTGCTCCTAAAGATGTAATTTTAGCAGTAGAAGCTGATCCTCGTGTGGTCATTTATCCTCTTGATCAAGATGTTATTGAAATGACTATGAGTTTATCTACTATTAATGAGATGCACGATAGACAAATTGCGGCAACTGCGTTAGTTTTAGCAAGTAAAGCACCTCCACACCCTCAAACGCGATTCCTACGGAGCGCTTGCGCTATCGCATTCCCCACACTCCCAAACAGCGAACTGACAAGTCAGCGCTTACGCTATCGCACCCTCCACATCCCCAAAAGCGATTCCTACGGAGCGCTTGCGCTATCGTACATCACCAAACTCCAAACAGCGATATCTCAAGTAATTATACAGTCACTCTTTCTTGTGTTAGTGAAAGATTTGATTCAGTAA
- a CDS encoding papain fold toxin domain-containing protein: protein MIPISIEQIYKLKEIIAKYKNLECVECAQAIQDYLVSQRISGKRLKLYTGSGIGRDSYIYDESVSGDAISINGRHQGIMIIIDGVEMIFDNHHPDGVTRNQWLANLLFYNKLYNGQQFQITEEAF from the coding sequence TTGATTCCAATTAGTATTGAGCAAATCTACAAACTTAAAGAAATTATTGCCAAATATAAGAATTTGGAATGTGTTGAATGCGCTCAAGCTATCCAAGATTACTTGGTATCACAGAGAATTTCGGGAAAGCGGCTAAAACTTTATACAGGTTCAGGAATAGGACGCGATAGTTATATCTATGATGAAAGTGTTTCTGGGGATGCAATCTCTATTAATGGTCGTCATCAAGGGATTATGATTATAATAGATGGAGTAGAAATGATATTTGATAATCATCATCCTGATGGAGTCACTAGAAATCAATGGTTAGCCAATTTACTGTTTTATAATAAACTGTATAACGGTCAGCAATTCCAAATCACAGAAGAAGCTTTTTAG
- a CDS encoding type II toxin-antitoxin system ParD family antitoxin: MTTVNISLPDSMRDFINEQVEKGGYSTTSEYIRYLIRQDLEKARQSQIEKLLLEGLDSGESIEITDEWWEQKRTQLLERIRKS, from the coding sequence ATGACTACAGTAAATATTTCTCTTCCCGATTCTATGCGGGACTTTATCAATGAACAGGTTGAAAAAGGTGGTTACAGTACAACCAGCGAATACATTCGATACTTGATTCGTCAAGACTTAGAAAAAGCACGACAATCACAAATAGAAAAATTACTATTAGAAGGATTAGATAGCGGTGAATCAATTGAGATTACGGATGAATGGTGGGAACAAAAACGTACCCAACTTCTTGAAAGAATTCGCAAATCATAG
- a CDS encoding BrnT family toxin: MRYNFDWNPAKEKQNIRKHQINFRLASTVFRDQYQLSLYDEEHSDYEDRWITIGLDETGILRVVIHTFEQTDEDSCLIRIISARKATFNEQQYYQGRKL; encoded by the coding sequence TTGCGTTATAATTTTGATTGGAATCCAGCAAAAGAAAAACAGAATATTCGTAAACATCAAATCAATTTTCGTTTAGCATCAACTGTTTTTCGTGATCAATATCAATTAAGTTTATATGATGAAGAACATAGTGATTATGAAGACAGATGGATTACTATAGGTTTAGATGAAACGGGTATTTTAAGGGTTGTTATTCATACTTTTGAACAAACAGATGAAGATTCATGTTTGATTCGTATTATTTCAGCACGAAAAGCAACTTTTAATGAACAACAGTATTATCAAGGAAGAAAGCTATGA
- a CDS encoding type II toxin-antitoxin system VapC family toxin yields the protein MKYVLDTHALIWFLEGNLKLSANAKIILSDPDSQLVIPATTLAEAVWIVERGRTSIPAPKDVILAVEADPRVVIYPLDQDVIEMTMSLSAINEMHDRQIAATALVLASKGEIVRLLTCDQNITASALVAIVW from the coding sequence ATGAAATATGTCTTAGATACTCATGCTTTAATCTGGTTTCTTGAAGGTAATTTAAAGTTAAGTGCAAATGCTAAAATTATCCTTTCTGATCCTGATTCACAGTTAGTTATTCCTGCGACTACTTTAGCAGAAGCTGTTTGGATTGTAGAAAGAGGTAGAACATCTATTCCTGCTCCTAAAGATGTAATTTTAGCAGTAGAAGCTGATCCTCGTGTGGTAATTTATCCCCTTGATCAAGATGTTATTGAAATGACTATGAGCTTATCTGCTATTAATGAAATGCACGATAGACAAATTGCAGCAACTGCGTTAGTTTTAGCAAGTAAAGGTGAAATTGTACGGTTATTGACGTGCGATCAAAATATAACTGCTTCGGCTTTGGTTGCTATTGTTTGGTAG